One part of the Malus sylvestris chromosome 2, drMalSylv7.2, whole genome shotgun sequence genome encodes these proteins:
- the LOC126613952 gene encoding probable disease resistance protein At5g66890 yields the protein MSGAAGLIGGAAIGTSFNVLDDVLDELITKNVIFKPLLKGIKSRLDSLAPWLKYIEKSYKKLDLSDKELVNLEVHLEEGVELVQKCKKVRWWSMYKRYKYANRLIDWDGSLQRFLEILNVQGIRDVKESTVSVRNMEKLISRIESNMGIHLAVSRETFGSVPELPRVTVGLDEPLRDLKEMLLKDDVSMLVLTATGGWGKTTLATKFCQDEEVKDKFKENIFFVTVSVHPNSDVEKLYQRMKSQEAGQDPLLLVLDDVWSNSVLQKFVELKLRNYKILVTSRSEFPGFGTPYKLKPLNYKDSMTLLRHSAALGDSLSVPEDLLREILKHCKGVPLAITVTGNSLSGQAAESWLSRLEDWRKGSILDYETTLLLCLKSSIDALGDKEAIIRECFMDLVSFPEDQRISAAAFIDMWSELYMLDGDFRSIKNLHELARKGLANLVITRNENMAILDNYYSEHFVRQHDMLRDLGIYIAKLDPIEDRKRLIVLSGRNQPKWLREQKSQPINARLLSISSDGTYPTQWQSVHLPQVEVLVLNFKTENNALPEFVQKIDKLKVLIVTNYGLSPTELSNFNLLESLSNLKRIRLESISIHSITKNWVPLKSLKKISLFMCNMGQAFHNCSIKISDAWPGLEEMNIDYCDDLVELPAELCDLVRMKVLSITNCHQLSCLPEEIGNLKNLDVLRLRSCTELVRLPVSIENLTKLRCLDMYNCFGIRKLPEGIGKMRGLRKINMGQCSRLEELPLSVWDLDEQLEEVICDEEKKPFWDSFLARDKIKVTKEKSNLNWLEKPQL from the exons ATGAGTGGAGCAGCCGGCCTTATCGGCGGGGCTGCTATCGGAACATCGTTCAATGTGCTGGATGATGTCCTCGATGAGCTGATTACCAAGAATGTAATTTTTAAGCCCCTCCTCAAAGGCATCAAATCCAGGTTAGACTCTTTGGCACCATGGTTGAAATATATAGAAAAATCCTACAAGAAATTGGATCTATCGGATAAGGAACTGGTAAACTTGGAAGTACATTTGGAGGAGGGCGTAGAGCTCGTTCAGAAGTGCAAAAAGGTTCGATGGTGGAGCATGTACAAAAGATACAAATACGCCAACAGGCTGATTGACTGGGATGGATCTCTTCAACGATTTCTGGAAATACTAAACGTTCAGGGAATAAGGGATGTGAAGGAAAGCACGGTTTCGGTGAGGAATATGGAGAAGCTGATCAGCAGAATTGAATCGAATATGGGGATACATTTGGCTGTTTCAAGGGAGACATTTGGTTCAGTTCCAGAACTTCCACGTGTTACAGTTGGATTGGATGAGCCTTTGAGGGATTTGAAGGAGATGCTTCTTAAGGACGATGTCTCAATGTTAGTGCTGACTGCTACCGGAGGATGGGGGAAAACCACATTGGCAACGAAATTCTGTCAAGATGAGGAAGTCAAAG ATAAATTCAAGGAAAATATATTCTTTGTCACTGTTTCGGTACACCCCAACTCAGATGTAGAAAAGCTATATCAACGCATGAAGTCTCAGGAAGCAGGACAAGATCCTTTACTGCTGGTCCTGGATGATGTTTGGTCCAACTCTGTTCTTCAGAAGTTTGTTGAATTGAAATTGCGAAATTACAAGATCTTGGTGACATCGAGATCTGAATTTCCAGGATTTGGCACTCCGTATAAACTCAAACCCTTGAATTATAAAGATTCAATGACTCTTTTGCGTCATTCAGCAGCCCTGGGAGATAGCTTGTCTGTTCCAGAAGATCTCCTGAGAGAG ATACTAAAGCACTGTAAGGGAGTTCCGCTTGCCATTACAGTGACCGGGAACTCACTTAGTGGACAAGCAGCAGAATCCTGGCTTTCAAGACTAGAAGACTGGCGTAAAGGTTCTATTCTTGATTATGAGACTACGTTGCTTCTTTGCCTTAAAAGTAGCATAGATGCCTTAGGTGACAAAGAGGCTATCATCAGGGAATGTTTCATGGACCTTGTTTCATTTCCTGAAGATCAAAGAATCTCTGCTGCTGCTTTCATTGATATGTGGTCAGAGTTATATATGCTAGATGGGGACTTTCGGTCCATCAAGAACCTCCACGAGCTCGCCAGGAAAGGTCTGGCAAATCTTGTGATCACTAG GAATGAGAATATGGCGATTCTGGATAACTACTATAGCGAACACTTTGTTCGCCAGCATGATATGCTTAGAGATCTGGGTATCTACATTGCGAAACTAGACCCAATAGAAGATAGAAAAAGACTGATTGTCTTAAGTGGACGCAATCAACCCAAGTGGTTGAGGGAGCAGAAGTCTCAACCCATCAATGCTCGCCTATTATCTATCTCCTCTG ATGGAACGTACCCAACACAATGGCAGAGTGTTCATCTACCACAAGTTGAGGTTCTAGTTTTGAATTTTAAGACAGAGAACAATGCCTTACCTGAATTTGTGCAGAAAATTGACAAACTGAAGGTTCTAATAGTCACAAACTATGGTTTATCACCTACTGAATTGAGTAATTTTAATCTTCTGGAATCATTATCAAATCTGAAGAGAATCAGATTAGAGAGCATTTCAATTCATTCCATAACCAAGAACTGGGTACCATTGAAGAGTCTAAAGAAGATATCGTTATTCATGTGTAATATGGGTCAAGCTTTCCACAATTGTTCCATCAAAATTTCTGATGCCTGGCCAGGTCTAGAGGAAATGAATATCGACTATTGCGATGATTTGGTGGAACTGCCTGCCGAGCTCTGTGATCTTGTTCGTATGAAGGTGCTTAGTATCACCAACTGCCATCAGCTATCTTGCTTGCCTGAAGAGATCGGAAATCTGAAGAATTTGGATGTATTGAGACTAAGGTCCTGTACAGAGTTGGTAAGGCTTCCGGTTTCAATTGAAAACCTCACTAAGTTGCGCTGCCTTGACATGTATAATTGTTTCGGCATTAGGAAGTTGCCTGAAGGCATTGGTAAGATGAGAGGTTTAAGAAAGATCAACATGGGACAATGCTCAAGATTGGAGGAGTTGCCTCTATCAGTGTGGGATCTTGACGAGCAGTTAGAGGAAGTGATTTGTGATGAAGAGAAGAAACCTTTCTGGGATTCCTTCTTAGCCAGAGACAAAATCAAGgtgacaaaagaaaaatccaaTCTGAATTGGCTCGAAAAGCCTCAGTTATGA
- the LOC126613946 gene encoding probable disease resistance protein At5g66900: MAEVGGLFAGAAVGTLFTLLYDVVKDVKDKTMMFKELLGDLNSTLEALKPVIYDIAKYNAVLDQSNKEVEKILKQMKNGKELVLECSKPSRWKLFKKYKYTERLLNLDKCLKRLLMILAVEGTRNTFENLAVSREIVGVVREDLAVARVTFGVARENLAVSRESFGVARANLAVSGETFGVASENLVVSRETFGVSSETLAAAKEILAAVQKNGSVGNIENVVIQKQEEFHDLGSVPEPPHVTVGLDEPLRYMKKMLLKGDVSMLVLTATGGCGKTTLAMKFCQDEDVKGKFKENIFFVTVSEHPNSDVEKLYQRIKSQEAGQDLLLVLDDVWSNTVLQKFVELKLQNYKILVTSRSEFPGFGTPYKLKPLEYKDSMTLLRHSAALGDSLSVPEDLLREILKHCKGVPLAITVTGNSLSGQAAESWLSRLEDWRRGSILDYETKLLLCLKSSIDALGDKEPIIRECFMDLVSFPEDQRISAAAFIDMWSELYMLDGDFRSIKNLHELARKGLANLVITRNENMAILDNYYSEHFVRQHDMLRDLGIYIAKLDPIEDRKRLIVVSGRNQPKWLREQKSQPINARLLSISSDGTYPTQWQSVHLPQVEVLVLNFKTENNALPEFVQKIDKLKVLIVTNYGLSPTELSNFNLLESLSNLKRIRLESISIHSITKNWVPLKSLKKISLFMCNMGQAFHNCSIKISDAWPGLEEMNIDYCDDLVELPAELCALVHMKVLSITNCHQLSCLPEEIGNLKNLDVLRLRSCTELVRLPVSIENLTKLRCLDMYNCFGIRKLPEGIGKMRGLRKINMGQCSRLEELPLSVWDLDEQLEEVICDEEKKPFWDSFLARDKIKVTKEKSNLNWLEKPQL; the protein is encoded by the exons ATGGCAGAAGTTGGGGGGCTTTTTGCAGGGGCTGCTGTTGGAACATTGTTTACTCTGCTGTATGATGTTGTTAAGGATGTCAAGGACAAGACTATGATGTTTAAGGAGCTCCTCGGAGATCTCAATTCCACGCTAGAAGCGTTAAAGCCGGTGATCTATGACATAGCGAAGTACAATGCGGTGTTGGATCAATCAAACAAGGAAGTAGAAAAAATTCTGAAACAAATGAAGAATGGGAAAGAGTTAGTTCTCGAGTGCTCCAAGCCAAGCCGGTGGAAACTCTTCAAAAAGTATAAATACACCGAGCGACTTCTCAATTTGGACAAGTGTCTGAAAAGGTTGTTGATGATACTGGCggtggagggaacaaggaatacGTTTGAGAACTTGGCTGTTTCAAGGGAGATAGTTGGTGTTGTGAGGGAGGACTTGGCTGTTGCAAGGGTGACATTTGGTGTTGCGAGGGAGAACTTGGCTGTTTCAAGGGAGTCATTTGGTGTTGCGAGGGCGAACTTGGCTGTTTCAGGGGAGACATTTGGTGTTGCCAGCGAGAACTTGGTTGTTTCAAGGGAGACGTTTGGTGTTTCGAGTGAGACCTTGGCTGCTGCGAAGGAGATCTTGGCTGCTGTCCAGAAAAATGGTTCGGTAGGAAACATAGAGAATGTTGTGATACAAAAGCAAGAAGAATTTCATGATTTGGGTTCAGTTCCAGAACCTCCACATGTTACAGTTGGATTGGATGAGCCTTTGAGGTATATGAAGAAGATGCTTCTGAAGGGCGATGTCTCAATGTTAGTGCTGACTGCTACGGGAGGATGCGGGAAAACCACATTGGCAATGAAATTCTGTCAAGATGAGGACGTCAAAG GTAAATTCAAGGAAAATATATTCTTTGTCACTGTTTCGGAACACCCCAACTCAGATGTAGAAAAGCTATATCAACGCATAAAGTCTCAGGAAGCGGGACAAGATCTACTGTTGGTCCTGGATGATGTTTGGTCCAACACTGTTCTTCAGAAGTTTGTTGAATTGAAGTTGCAAAATTACAAGATCTTGGTGACATCGAGATCTGAATTTCCAGGATTTGGCACTCCGTATAAACTCAAACCTTTGGAGTACAAAGATTCAATGACTCTTTTGCGTCATTCAGCAGCCCTGGGAGATAGCTTGTCTGTTCCAGAAGATCTCCTGAGGGAG ATACTAAAGCACTGTAAGGGAGTTCCGCTTGCCATTACAGTGACCGGGAACTCACTTAGTGGACAAGCAGCAGAATCCTGGCTTTCAAGACTAGAAGACTGGCGTAGAGGTTCTATTCTTGATTATGAGACTAAGTTGCTTCTTTGCCTTAAAAGTAGCATAGATGCCTTAGGTGACAAAGAGCCTATCATCAGGGAATGTTTCATGGACCTTGTTTCATTTCCTGAAGATCAAAGAATCTCTGCTGCTGCTTTCATTGATATGTGGTCAGAGTTATATATGCTAGATGGGGACTTTCGGTCCATCAAGAACCTCCACGAGCTCGCCAGGAAAGGTCTGGCAAATCTTGTGATCACTAG GAATGAGAATATGGCGATTCTGGATAACTACTATAGCGAACACTTTGTTCGCCAGCATGATATGCTTAGAGATCTGGGTATCTACATTGCGAAACTAGACCCAATAGAAGATAGAAAAAGACTGATTGTCGTAAGTGGACGCAATCAACCCAAGTGGTTGAGGGAGCAGAAGTCTCAACCCATCAATGCTCGCCTATTATCTATCTCCTCTG ATGGAACGTACCCAACACAATGGCAGAGTGTTCATCTACCACAAGTTGAGGTTCTAGTTTTGAATTTTAAGACAGAGAACAATGCCTTACCTGAATTTGTGCAGAAAATTGACAAACTGAAGGTTCTAATAGTCACAAACTATGGTTTATCACCTACTGAATTGAGTAATTTTAATCTTCTGGAATCATTATCAAATCTGAAGAGAATCAGATTAGAGAGCATTTCAATTCATTCCATAACCAAGAACTGGGTACCATTGAAGAGTCTAAAGAAGATATCGTTATTCATGTGTAATATGGGTCAAGCTTTCCACAATTGTTCCATCAAAATTTCTGATGCCTGGCCAGGTCTAGAGGAAATGAATATCGACTATTGCGATGATTTGGTGGAACTGCCTGCCGAGCTCTGTGCTCTTGTTCATATGAAGGTGCTTAGTATCACCAACTGCCATCAGCTATCTTGCTTGCCTGAAGAGATCGGAAATCTGAAGAATTTGGATGTATTGAGACTAAGGTCCTGTACAGAGTTGGTAAGGCTTCCGGTTTCAATTGAAAACCTCACTAAGTTGCGCTGCCTTGACATGTATAATTGTTTCGGCATTAGGAAGTTGCCTGAAGGCATTGGTAAGATGAGAGGTTTAAGAAAGATCAACATGGGACAATGCTCAAGATTGGAGGAGTTGCCTCTATCAGTGTGGGATCTTGACGAGCAGTTAGAGGAAGTGATTTGTGATGAAGAGAAGAAACCTTTCTGGGATTCCTTCTTAGCCAGAGACAAAATCAAGgtgacaaaagaaaaatccaaTCTGAATTGGCTCGAAAAGCCTCAGTTATGA